A portion of the Drosophila innubila isolate TH190305 chromosome 3L unlocalized genomic scaffold, UK_Dinn_1.0 0_D_3L, whole genome shotgun sequence genome contains these proteins:
- the LOC117789217 gene encoding kinesin light chain encodes MTQMSQDEIISNTKTVLQGLEALRVEHVSIMNGISEVQKDNEKSDILRKNIENIELGLSEAQVMMALTSHLQNIEAEKQKLKTQVRRLHQENAWLRDELANTQQKFQASEQLVAQLEEEKKHLEFMASVKKYDDNQDQDESCEKTRTDPVVELFPDEENEDRNNMSPTPPSQFANQTSGYEIPARLRTLHNLVIQYASQGRYEVAVPLCKQALEDLEKTSGHDHPDVATMLNILALVYRDQNKYKEAANLLNDALSIRGKTLGENHPAVAATLNNLAVLYGKRGKYKDAEPLCKRALEIREKVLGKDHPDVAKQLNNLALLCQNQGKYDEVEKYYQRALDIYEAKLGPDDPNVAKTKNNLAGCYLKQGRYAEAEILYKQVLTRAHEREFGAIDSKNKPIWQVAEEREEHKYDNRENTPYGEYGGWHKAAKVDSPTVTTTLKNLGALYRRQGMFEAAETLEDCAMRSKKEAYDLAKQTKVAQLLTSTEKRRSKQMRDDMEFSDEKSIKP; translated from the exons ATGACGCAAATGTCGCAAGACGAAATCATAAGCAATACGAAAACGGTGTTGCAAGGCTTGGAAGCTTTGCGCGTTGAACATGTTTCCATAATGAATGGTATATCGGAGGTACAAAAAGATAATGAGAAATCTGATATATTGCGAAAGAATATTGAAAACATTGAGCTTGGGCTGAGCGAAGCTCAAGTGATGATGGCCCTGACTTCCCACTTGCAAAATATTGAagctgaaaaacaaaaacttaagaCACAAGTGCGTCGTCTTCATCAGGAAAATGCTTGGCTTCGAGATGAGCTTGCCAATACTCAACAGAAGTTCCAGGCATCTGAACAATTGGTAGCACAGCTTGAGGAGGAAAAAAAGCATCTTGAATTTATGGCTTCTGTTAAGAAGTATGATGATAATCAGGATCAAGATGAATCGTGCGAGAAGACACGTACGGATCCTGTCGTTGAACTTTTCCCAGATGAAGAAAATGAAGATAGAAACAATATGTCTCCGACTCCTCCAAGCCAATTTGCAAATCAAACATCTGGCTATGAAATTCCAGCTCGGCTGCGAACACTTCATAATCTGGTCATTCAGTATGCATCACAGGGCAG ATATGAAGTTGCAGTTCCACTTTGCAAACAAGCCCTCGAGGATCTCGAGAAGACAAGTGGCCACGATCATCCAGATGTTGCAACAATGTTGAACATTTTGGCACTCGTTTATCGTGATCAA AATAAATACAAAGAGGCTGCGAATTTATTGAACGATGCTTTGTCCATTCGTGGCAAAACATTGGGAGAAAATCATCCAGCCGTAGCTGCAACATTGAACAACTTGGCCGTCCTTTACGGTAAGCGTGGTAAATACAAGGATGCTGAACCACTCTGCAAGCGTGCTCTTGAAATACGCGAAAAGGTATTGGGCAAAGATCACCCAGATGTCGCTAAGCAACTGAATAATCTGGCATTACTTTGCCAAAATCAAGGCAAATATGATGAAGTCGAGAAGTACTATCAGCGCGCCCTTGATATATATGAAGCAAAGCTTGGACCTGATGATCCCAATGTGGCCAAGACTAAAAACAATTTGGCCGGATGCTATCTAAAACAGGGAAGATATGCTGAAGCCGAAATCCTCTACAAGCAAGTATTGACAAGAGCCCACGAGCGTGAATTTGGAGCTATTGATAGCAAAAATAAGCCCATTTGGCAg GTGGCAGAAGAACGTGAGGAGCACAAATATGATAATCGCGAGAATACACCGTATGGAGAGTATGGTGGATGGCATAAAGCTGCTAAAGTTGATTCACCCACTGTTACAACAACATTGAAGAACCTTGGGGCACTTTATAGGCGACAGGGCATGTTTGAAGCGGCCGAAACTCTGGAAGACTGTGCAATGCGTAGTAAAAAAGAGGCATACGATTTGGCTAAGCAAACAAAAGTAGCACAACTTCTCACATCTACCGAAAAGCGACGTTCAAAACAGATGAGGGATGACATGGAGTTTTCTGATGag aaATCCATCAAGCCTTAA
- the LOC117787433 gene encoding uncharacterized protein LOC117787433 isoform X2 encodes MEGFLQRRLPKRSFIKCLSEINDFIKVNEIQIGFLVTTSFTGEANELTLEELKEHTDVLFDIVTLQEDPETTEEISYAEILEGLRNCVWSNVKISSNHKHSNNTEELENQLNDFEKLLITAQNLRSDTNLTRDEILNKAEQFAEVMSAILNDSDSD; translated from the exons atGGAAGGCTTTCTCCAACGCAGATTACCGAAA AGATCATTTATCAAATGTCTTTCTGAAATAAATGactttataaaagttaatgaaATCCAAATTGGGTTCCTGGTAACAACATCATTTACTGGCGAAGCAAATGAATTAACATTGGAAGAACTTAAAGAGCACACAGATGTATTATTTGATATTGTAACACTACAAGAAGATCCCGAGACAACAGAAGAGATAAGTTATGCAGAGATTCTGGAGGGGCTGAGAAATTGCGTATGGTCAAATGTAAAAATCA GTTCAAATCACAAGCATTCAAACAATACTGAAGAACTGGAAAATCAACTGAATGATTTTGAGAAGTTGCTTATTACTGCTCAAAATTTACGAAGCGATACCAACTTAACTAGAgacgaaattttaaataaagcagAACAGTTTGCTGAAGTTATGTCAGCCATATTGAATGATAGCGACAGTGATTAA
- the LOC117787433 gene encoding uncharacterized protein LOC117787433 isoform X1, translating to MNPTALILSYGRLSPTQITENILSELNQSKVLTSNSYESTIINSFKCDISTKYYSTSISLIPFDGKFESIPTEIKKLTEALIIYFEPTDRSFIKCLSEINDFIKVNEIQIGFLVTTSFTGEANELTLEELKEHTDVLFDIVTLQEDPETTEEISYAEILEGLRNCVWSNVKISSNHKHSNNTEELENQLNDFEKLLITAQNLRSDTNLTRDEILNKAEQFAEVMSAILNDSDSD from the exons ATGAATCCAACcgctttaattttatcttatGGAAGGCTTTCTCCAACGCAGATTACCGAAA atATACTATCTGAACTGAATCAGTCAAAAGTGTTAACAAGTAATTCATACGAATCAACAATTATCAACAGTTTTAAATGTGACATtagtacaaaatattatagtaCCAGCATATCTTTAATTCCTTTTGATGGAAAATTTGAGAGTATTccaactgaaataaaaaagctCACAGAGGCTctaatcatttattttgagCCAACTGAT AGATCATTTATCAAATGTCTTTCTGAAATAAATGactttataaaagttaatgaaATCCAAATTGGGTTCCTGGTAACAACATCATTTACTGGCGAAGCAAATGAATTAACATTGGAAGAACTTAAAGAGCACACAGATGTATTATTTGATATTGTAACACTACAAGAAGATCCCGAGACAACAGAAGAGATAAGTTATGCAGAGATTCTGGAGGGGCTGAGAAATTGCGTATGGTCAAATGTAAAAATCA GTTCAAATCACAAGCATTCAAACAATACTGAAGAACTGGAAAATCAACTGAATGATTTTGAGAAGTTGCTTATTACTGCTCAAAATTTACGAAGCGATACCAACTTAACTAGAgacgaaattttaaataaagcagAACAGTTTGCTGAAGTTATGTCAGCCATATTGAATGATAGCGACAGTGATTAA
- the LOC117786588 gene encoding protein ABHD18, with protein MPPSKLDSLYRRMLITKFFEKGWGKPENLHRVFQFRKIISCRETCFKLVPRDYPVEITKKKKYSDSTLIEGNFTTPLELHLPGVVPEAAQKAYFQLLIPNKWINEDHKPICIHLAGTGDHFFWRRRNFIAKPLLKDANIGSIILENPFYGLRKPDDQIRSNLHNVSDIFVMGGCLILECLVLLHWCERNGFGPLGVTGLSMGGHMASLAATNWPKPLVLVPCLSWSTASAVFTTGVMSQSINWDMLETQYYSDGQYRERLSKMVTIIDDAFAAGQKFIQNFNQSLHELKEDIDDTRKIQTQQCETDGNNYRTQKKSVENANNSIFLLKSLENKSLNSSNMQLPLKEILSKNIANDSELSMCQPETMDRSTLTKLMTYILPLSAQNRNKKIDITKTNWWEREALQFMRGMMDECTHLKNFSVPFDTSLIIAVCARDDAYVPRDGCSSLEDIWPGAEVRYLDAGHVSAYVLHQKLFRSCIIEAFDRAKKVYANASYKDLKAAIK; from the exons ATGCCTCCCAGCAAACTTGACAGCCTCTACCGACGAATGctcataacaaaattttttgagaAGGGATGGGGAAAGCCGGAAAACTTACATAG agTATTTCagtttagaaaaattatttcctGCAGAGAAACATGCTTTAAACTGGTTCCTCGCGACTATCCCGTAGAGattacaaaaaagaaaaaatattcagaTTCAACTTTGATAGAGGGAAATTTTACGACACCACTCGAGCTACATCTACCTGGAGTCGTTCCTGAAGCAGCACAAAAAGCCTACTTTCAGTTATTAATTCCCAATAAGTGGATTAACGAAGATCATAAACCGATCTGCATTCATTTGGCAGGAACTGGAGATCAT tttttctgGCGTCGaagaaattttattgcaaagcCTCTGTTAAAAGATGCAAACATTGGATCTATAATACTGGAAAACCCATTTTATGGATTACGAAAGCCTGATGATCAAAT tcGATCTAATTTGCATAACGTATCTGATATATTTGTTATGGGCGGGTGCCTGATACTTGAATGTCTTGTTCTCTTGCATTGGTGTGAAAGAAATGGATTTGGTCCTCTCGGTGTCACCGGATTATCAATGGGTGGTCAT atGGCCTCGTTGGCGGCGACAAACTGGCCAAAGCCTCTAGTTCTCGTTCCATGTTTATCATGGTCTACCGCATCTGCTGTTTTTACCACT gGAGTAATGAGCCAGTCTATTAACTGGGATATGCTGGAAACGCAATATTATTCGGATGGTCAATATAGAGAACGTCTATCAAAAATGGTCACTATTATTGACGATGCATTTGCGGCAGGTCAAAAGTTTATACAGAATTTTAATCAGTCTCTGCATGAGCTTAAAGAAGATATTGATGATACAAGAAAAATCCAAACACAACAATGCGAAACTGATGGAAATAATTATAGAACCCAAAAGAAATCAGTAGAGAATGCTAATAACTCAATATTCTTATTGAAATCGCTAGAAAATAAATCGCTGAATTCTAGCAATATGCAATTGCCATTAAAAGAAATCCTGagtaaaaatattgcaaacgATTCAGAATTATCTATGTGCCAGCCTGAAACGATGGATCGTTCAACATTAACAAAACTTATGACATATATTTTACCTTTATCAGcacaaaatagaaataaaaaaattgatattacaAAGACAAATTGGTGGGAGCGAGAGGCCTTACAATTTATGCGAGGAATGATGGATGAATGTactcatttaaaaaacttctCAGTGCCATTTGATACCTCCCTAATAATAGCAGTTTGTGCTAGAGACGATGCATACGTTCCTCGAGATGGCTGTTCGAGCCTTGAAGATATCTGGCCTGGAGCTGAAGTAAGATACTTGGATGCTGGCCATGTAAGCGCTTATGTTTTGCACCAAAAATTATTCAG gTCATGTATAATAGAAGCCTTTGATAGAGCTAAAAAGGTCTATGCAAATGCGAGTTATAAAGACTTGAAAGCagctattaaataa
- the LOC117786586 gene encoding huntingtin-interacting protein 1 isoform X2 — MHFQLCVEIFDYLDDIIALQVAVFNSINTYRISSMTQPGQCRLAPLITLIQDSNPLYDISVRLMFKLHEKLPNDVLSGHRERFCGIFARLKLFYENVRPLQYFHDLITVPQLPEQSPNFKSQVDFGSYIPPVVHVQSEPDPDPVVEDLVDTHSADIAERDHVLSERINVLENMLEDKEDTIQQLKAKLDASISHFNGLEQTYKHNIVELQRSNTVLCNELESSKEMCTNMRMQKDELELQLTNNPILIQKVFEEEEKQKLSSEKFNKLKLMYTQIRDEHINLLRTHSEYSKSLNKEKQMNAELLEQIKDLNNEILKLNENITEDKESTVKLLQEIENQKTHSSNLETVGKEMKAKYEAIIEKKENENLEVHSMVNVLKESETELGNVKLVLLEKEQKLAEVECSLSVKEKEVVENLKAYEEKYSELSNKNKLLEETLQKDSQALRGILVETESKLQQKENALQDAEASLTRLNEEKLSSEKLLSDVQSTLNLKEKKIVENLKTYEEKCSQLCNKNKELEESFQKETEILRGMLGETKSKLQQKETALLVAETSLSRLNEEKELSNKVLSDVQSKLVQHEEDLISASKKNDSLSDLYQQCKDALQIMRDLTIQTVKEMCSSKLNDTIQEPLEGVLKISSKTEALLTKLLSSDKLTNDGSTEKLHDILYLGYYFIELYDYCDMIYKSTTEIEKGQDILSKVRSICPDLTRLFELVQENETNPEINSVGQRIKNKLTELNGLVRGVMNNYENSVDLDKLIQIELKEMDVAIEEAASKIIDLLSKSREKDSNIKLEVNEKILEACTSLMECIKVLILKSRVLQQEIVSSQKGNATENEFYKRNSQWSDGLISASKSVAKAANYLVDAANTAINSESGQNFQLIVAAQEIAACTVQLVIASKVKAHHDSQNLTNLTIASRNVTKATGVVVATVKDGNARTEQQQENEFCKLTPSQLKTMEMDIQVKVLEMEQALQSQRMKLSAFRKEHYQKTEY; from the exons ATGca ctttcAACTGTGTGTGGAAATCTTCGACTATTTGGATGATATAATTGCTCTACAAGTCGctgtttttaattcaattaatacgTATCGCATATCATCGATGACGCAACCTGGACAATGTAGATTAGCACCATTAATAACCCTTATACAAGACTCCAACCCATTGTATGATATCAGTGTCAGACTTATGTTTAAGCTTCATGAAAAGTTGCCCAATGATGTCCTTAGCGGTCATAGGGAAAGGTTCTGTGGTATATTTGCtagattaaaattgttttacgaAAATGTTAGGCCCTTGCAGTATTTCCATGATCTTATTACGGTTCCACAGTTGCCAGAGCAGAGTCCAAATTTTAAGTCACAAGTTGATTTTGGCAGTTATATTCCTCCCGTAGTACATGTTCAATCAGAGCCAGATCCAGATCCAGTTGTAGAAGATCTTGTTGATACTCATTCCGCTGATATTGCTGAACGGGATCACGTCTTAAGTGAACGCATTAATGTCCTGGAAAATATGCTAGAAGATAAAGAGGACACTATACAGCAACTAAAGGCCAAACTTGATGCTAGCATTAGTCACTTTAATGGATTGGAACAGACTTATAAGCATAATATCGTGGAACTTCAAAGAAGTAACACTGTGTTGTGCAATGAATTGGAATCATCGAAAGAAATGTGCACAAATATGCGCATGCAAAAAGATGAATTGGAACTTCAATTGACAAATAATCCAATTTTAATTC AAAAAGTATTtgaagaggaagagaaacAAAAGTTATCTTCAGAAAAGTTTAACAAGCTTAAACTTATGTATACACAAATCAGAGATGAACACATAAATCTACTGCGTACG CATAGTGAATATTCCAAATCgttaaacaaagaaaaacaaatgaatgcGGAATTGTTAGAGCAGATTAAGGATCTTAACAacgaaatcttaaaattaaatgaaaatattacaGAAGATAAAGAGAGTACTGTAAAGCTTTtgcaagaaattgaaaatcagAAAACACATTCGTCAAACCTTGAAACTGTtggaaaagaaatgaaagcaaaatatGAGGCTATaatagagaaaaaagaaaatgaaaatcttgAGGTACATTCAATGGTAAATGTTCTAAAAGAAAGTGAAACTGAGCTTGGCAATGTTAAATTAGTTTTGCTAGAGAAAGAACAGAAGCTTGCTGAAGTGGAATGTTCACTGAgtgtaaaagaaaaagaagttGTTGAAAATCTTAAAGCGTACGAAGAGAAATACTCTGAActctcaaataaaaataaattgttagaaGAAACTCTTCAAAAGGATTCCCAAGCCTTACGCGGAATCTTAGTTGAAACTGAAAGCAAGCttcaacaaaaagaaaatgcctTACag GATGCCGAAGCATCTCTAACAAGATTAAACGAAGAAAAATTATCGTCGGAGAAACTTTTGAGTGATGTACAGAGTACATTAAatctaaaagaaaagaagattGTTGAAAATCTTAAAACTTATGAAGAGAAATGTTCTCAACtgtgtaataaaaacaaagaattagAAGAATCTTTTCAAAAGGAAACTGAAATCTTGCGTGGCATGTTAGgagaaacaaaaagcaaactgCAACAAAAGGAAACTGCTTTACTG gTGGCCGAAACATCTTTATCTAGACTAAACGAAGAGAAAGAATTATCGAACAAAGTTTTAAGTGATGTACAATCTAAATTGGTGCAACACGAAGAAGATTTAATCAGCGCATCGAAAAAGAACGACTCCCTATCAGATCTATATCAACAATGTAAGGACGCATTACAGATAATGAGAGATTTAACTATTCAGACTGTGAAAGAAATGTGCTCttctaaattaaatgataCGATTCAAGAGCCCTTAGAAGGTGTGCTCAAAATATCCTCTAAGACGGAGGCTTTGCTAACCAAATTGTTGTCATCTGATAAATTAACAAACGACGGAAGCACTGAAAAGTTGCatgacattttatatttaggatattattttatagaacTTTACGATTATTGTGACATGATCTATAAATCTACAACAGAGATTGAAAAAGGTCAAG ATATTTTAAGCAAAGTACGTTCTATATGCCCAGACTTAACACGACTATTCGAGCTAGTGCAAGAGAATGAAACTAATCCAGAAATTAATAGCGTTGGACAaaggataaaaaataaattgactgAGTTAAATGGACTTGTTCGCGGAGTTATGAACAATTATGAAAACAGCGTTGACTTGGATAAACTTATTCAAATTGAACTTAAAGAAATGGACGTCGCTATTGAGGAAGCAGCATCTAAAATCATTGACTTACTTTCCAAATCCCGTGAGAAGGATAGTAATATCAAACTGGaagttaatgaaaaaatattggaGGCCTGCACAAGCTTAATGGAGtgtataaaagttttaattttaaaatcacgTGTGCTTCAACAAGAAATTGTTTCTTCCCAAAAAG GTAATGCTACAGAGAATGAATTTTACAAACGTAATAGCCAATGGTCGGACGGTTTGATATCGGCATCAAAAAGTGTGGCAAAGGCTGCCAACTATCTTGTTGATGCTGCCAATACTGCAATTAATAGTGAATCTGGCCAAAATTTCCAATTAATTGTTGCTGCCCAGGAAATTGCTGCCTGCACTGTTCAGCTGGTTATTGCCAGTAAGGTCAAAGCCCATCATGATAGTCAAAATTTGACTAACTTGACAATTGCTTCGCGAAACGTAACGAAAGCAACTGGAGTTGTCGTTGCAACAGTGAAAGATGGCAATGCACGAACAGAGCAACAGCAGGAAAACGAGTTTTGTAAATTAACACCATCCCAGCTTAAAACAATGGAAATGGATATACAAGTTAAAGTATTAGAAATGGAACAGGCACTTCAATCTCAACGTATGAAGTTATCCGCCTTCCGAAAGGAACATTATCAAAAAACAGAGTACTAA
- the LOC117786586 gene encoding huntingtin-interacting protein 1 isoform X1: MTTNAEKDFFHLNISVSKALKGMETPLKSKHARSIIIIIHKSKEARSFWAIITRQPIMENRFTAWKFCHLLHKVLREGHKCALQQSQKHSNMILEIGKLWGHLQDDIGYCIKAYSKLLVTKLNFHDKNRMYPGSLLITFAEIATIADKDLNYYFQLCVEIFDYLDDIIALQVAVFNSINTYRISSMTQPGQCRLAPLITLIQDSNPLYDISVRLMFKLHEKLPNDVLSGHRERFCGIFARLKLFYENVRPLQYFHDLITVPQLPEQSPNFKSQVDFGSYIPPVVHVQSEPDPDPVVEDLVDTHSADIAERDHVLSERINVLENMLEDKEDTIQQLKAKLDASISHFNGLEQTYKHNIVELQRSNTVLCNELESSKEMCTNMRMQKDELELQLTNNPILIQKVFEEEEKQKLSSEKFNKLKLMYTQIRDEHINLLRTHSEYSKSLNKEKQMNAELLEQIKDLNNEILKLNENITEDKESTVKLLQEIENQKTHSSNLETVGKEMKAKYEAIIEKKENENLEVHSMVNVLKESETELGNVKLVLLEKEQKLAEVECSLSVKEKEVVENLKAYEEKYSELSNKNKLLEETLQKDSQALRGILVETESKLQQKENALQDAEASLTRLNEEKLSSEKLLSDVQSTLNLKEKKIVENLKTYEEKCSQLCNKNKELEESFQKETEILRGMLGETKSKLQQKETALLVAETSLSRLNEEKELSNKVLSDVQSKLVQHEEDLISASKKNDSLSDLYQQCKDALQIMRDLTIQTVKEMCSSKLNDTIQEPLEGVLKISSKTEALLTKLLSSDKLTNDGSTEKLHDILYLGYYFIELYDYCDMIYKSTTEIEKGQDILSKVRSICPDLTRLFELVQENETNPEINSVGQRIKNKLTELNGLVRGVMNNYENSVDLDKLIQIELKEMDVAIEEAASKIIDLLSKSREKDSNIKLEVNEKILEACTSLMECIKVLILKSRVLQQEIVSSQKGNATENEFYKRNSQWSDGLISASKSVAKAANYLVDAANTAINSESGQNFQLIVAAQEIAACTVQLVIASKVKAHHDSQNLTNLTIASRNVTKATGVVVATVKDGNARTEQQQENEFCKLTPSQLKTMEMDIQVKVLEMEQALQSQRMKLSAFRKEHYQKTEY, encoded by the exons ATGACAACTAATGCAGAGAAGGACTTCTTTCACTTG AATATAAGTGTAAGCAAGGCTCTTAAGGGAATGGAAACGCCATTAAAGTCGAAACATGCTCGctcaattattataataatacacaAATCGAAGGAAGCAAGAAGCTTTTGGGCCATTATAACACGACAGCCCATTATGGAAAATAGATTTACGGCATGGAAATTCTGTCATCTATTGCATAAAGTTCTAAGAGAAGGACATAAATGTGCTCTTCAGCAATCCCAGAAGCATTCAAATATGATTTTAGAAATAGGAAAGTTATGGGGCCATCTACAAGATGACATTGGCTACTGTATAAAGGCTTATAGCAAGCTTTTGGTAACTAAACTAAATTTCCATGACAAGAATCGAATGTACCCCGGATCACTGTTGATCACATTTGCTGAGATAGCAACGATCGCCGATAAGGATTTAAATTACTA ctttcAACTGTGTGTGGAAATCTTCGACTATTTGGATGATATAATTGCTCTACAAGTCGctgtttttaattcaattaatacgTATCGCATATCATCGATGACGCAACCTGGACAATGTAGATTAGCACCATTAATAACCCTTATACAAGACTCCAACCCATTGTATGATATCAGTGTCAGACTTATGTTTAAGCTTCATGAAAAGTTGCCCAATGATGTCCTTAGCGGTCATAGGGAAAGGTTCTGTGGTATATTTGCtagattaaaattgttttacgaAAATGTTAGGCCCTTGCAGTATTTCCATGATCTTATTACGGTTCCACAGTTGCCAGAGCAGAGTCCAAATTTTAAGTCACAAGTTGATTTTGGCAGTTATATTCCTCCCGTAGTACATGTTCAATCAGAGCCAGATCCAGATCCAGTTGTAGAAGATCTTGTTGATACTCATTCCGCTGATATTGCTGAACGGGATCACGTCTTAAGTGAACGCATTAATGTCCTGGAAAATATGCTAGAAGATAAAGAGGACACTATACAGCAACTAAAGGCCAAACTTGATGCTAGCATTAGTCACTTTAATGGATTGGAACAGACTTATAAGCATAATATCGTGGAACTTCAAAGAAGTAACACTGTGTTGTGCAATGAATTGGAATCATCGAAAGAAATGTGCACAAATATGCGCATGCAAAAAGATGAATTGGAACTTCAATTGACAAATAATCCAATTTTAATTC AAAAAGTATTtgaagaggaagagaaacAAAAGTTATCTTCAGAAAAGTTTAACAAGCTTAAACTTATGTATACACAAATCAGAGATGAACACATAAATCTACTGCGTACG CATAGTGAATATTCCAAATCgttaaacaaagaaaaacaaatgaatgcGGAATTGTTAGAGCAGATTAAGGATCTTAACAacgaaatcttaaaattaaatgaaaatattacaGAAGATAAAGAGAGTACTGTAAAGCTTTtgcaagaaattgaaaatcagAAAACACATTCGTCAAACCTTGAAACTGTtggaaaagaaatgaaagcaaaatatGAGGCTATaatagagaaaaaagaaaatgaaaatcttgAGGTACATTCAATGGTAAATGTTCTAAAAGAAAGTGAAACTGAGCTTGGCAATGTTAAATTAGTTTTGCTAGAGAAAGAACAGAAGCTTGCTGAAGTGGAATGTTCACTGAgtgtaaaagaaaaagaagttGTTGAAAATCTTAAAGCGTACGAAGAGAAATACTCTGAActctcaaataaaaataaattgttagaaGAAACTCTTCAAAAGGATTCCCAAGCCTTACGCGGAATCTTAGTTGAAACTGAAAGCAAGCttcaacaaaaagaaaatgcctTACag GATGCCGAAGCATCTCTAACAAGATTAAACGAAGAAAAATTATCGTCGGAGAAACTTTTGAGTGATGTACAGAGTACATTAAatctaaaagaaaagaagattGTTGAAAATCTTAAAACTTATGAAGAGAAATGTTCTCAACtgtgtaataaaaacaaagaattagAAGAATCTTTTCAAAAGGAAACTGAAATCTTGCGTGGCATGTTAGgagaaacaaaaagcaaactgCAACAAAAGGAAACTGCTTTACTG gTGGCCGAAACATCTTTATCTAGACTAAACGAAGAGAAAGAATTATCGAACAAAGTTTTAAGTGATGTACAATCTAAATTGGTGCAACACGAAGAAGATTTAATCAGCGCATCGAAAAAGAACGACTCCCTATCAGATCTATATCAACAATGTAAGGACGCATTACAGATAATGAGAGATTTAACTATTCAGACTGTGAAAGAAATGTGCTCttctaaattaaatgataCGATTCAAGAGCCCTTAGAAGGTGTGCTCAAAATATCCTCTAAGACGGAGGCTTTGCTAACCAAATTGTTGTCATCTGATAAATTAACAAACGACGGAAGCACTGAAAAGTTGCatgacattttatatttaggatattattttatagaacTTTACGATTATTGTGACATGATCTATAAATCTACAACAGAGATTGAAAAAGGTCAAG ATATTTTAAGCAAAGTACGTTCTATATGCCCAGACTTAACACGACTATTCGAGCTAGTGCAAGAGAATGAAACTAATCCAGAAATTAATAGCGTTGGACAaaggataaaaaataaattgactgAGTTAAATGGACTTGTTCGCGGAGTTATGAACAATTATGAAAACAGCGTTGACTTGGATAAACTTATTCAAATTGAACTTAAAGAAATGGACGTCGCTATTGAGGAAGCAGCATCTAAAATCATTGACTTACTTTCCAAATCCCGTGAGAAGGATAGTAATATCAAACTGGaagttaatgaaaaaatattggaGGCCTGCACAAGCTTAATGGAGtgtataaaagttttaattttaaaatcacgTGTGCTTCAACAAGAAATTGTTTCTTCCCAAAAAG GTAATGCTACAGAGAATGAATTTTACAAACGTAATAGCCAATGGTCGGACGGTTTGATATCGGCATCAAAAAGTGTGGCAAAGGCTGCCAACTATCTTGTTGATGCTGCCAATACTGCAATTAATAGTGAATCTGGCCAAAATTTCCAATTAATTGTTGCTGCCCAGGAAATTGCTGCCTGCACTGTTCAGCTGGTTATTGCCAGTAAGGTCAAAGCCCATCATGATAGTCAAAATTTGACTAACTTGACAATTGCTTCGCGAAACGTAACGAAAGCAACTGGAGTTGTCGTTGCAACAGTGAAAGATGGCAATGCACGAACAGAGCAACAGCAGGAAAACGAGTTTTGTAAATTAACACCATCCCAGCTTAAAACAATGGAAATGGATATACAAGTTAAAGTATTAGAAATGGAACAGGCACTTCAATCTCAACGTATGAAGTTATCCGCCTTCCGAAAGGAACATTATCAAAAAACAGAGTACTAA